The Toxoplasma gondii ME49 chromosome XII, whole genome shotgun sequence genome includes a region encoding these proteins:
- a CDS encoding hypothetical protein (encoded by transcript TGME49_246520), which produces MEEGGAVTGRLEEAFHDVSLGGRKGTFFLTSKALAFLSCVESTAAKEGEHGEGREEKTESDEQQAKSGQAFELQLLVWIQQWTSTERSKKSAKARLTFSNAAVLPSASACVPATGTAVLDFGADRGKMDAACSLLQQLHNAERHRPSFSLHVCETNSPERQAFLEDLKIVLGLPASSDLHAALSLPYLLLRPSLSIYEHRLRSPSLPSPELPHESERPSFAAAMTPPKGAGGAPEPAGTPSPGAHDSGAGVHTPGQSQPEGVSESGKKRGAAFGPAGDLRDVSEAKRAKASSASGKELQKTSRAPQPSSSSATPPALPSLGPSSRSPAPEAPDLRLRRLHLETVEKMERLREAREIRAAQRSLLQKNAVLRNLYLFLVGDPEDDGDVCGDPGSEEQTKASDASGAGVKKGKDGREPGKVLSREEFWKLHQSDLVAHRAQLAPDPPASAFLIRPPQFEYVGGSGGSEKPSLLVDCSEQMLDAILEEDPRINEVYRQLVPTGRIAREKFFERLFQSKYFQEFLGLPAQASAAGHATLAGLSSEDSGTLINLSNTAPSLLAPSAQVVLELATASEDLISTEAFRMRGFGTADGLNSLGGDAVDSTEAKRRMTLAPSEPQDALPGVPNARRPLQSRLLERFNRQSHRLLLQHMLPPTAVAASQREPEASGAPGVGRAAAGELEKIHEQLQLVADQEKKIFSAQKEDARSRPGPAGKAPRPHTRPLVAESSKSERVAAELRLGDLATPETVSHQLLEVSRRQLYAAGSRRVPSVSEKSKSLPACAEWASPGDAGSAEEQERTTRAAERKAVEEWIGQVTERVEGHTVTPTASLYETGRYMFVFNTKLCQSEKVAQVAALDYEPTTVNAVRAHQARVTELLQHFYASAVPDEEKRERIIQALDATKNELERTQESTFGPYTGAATKALCMPLFDQINAAKVHHNKLKKLLSDLRAQRKSHHMRQAALTQRAPSQAHDRRQSASYT; this is translated from the exons ATGGAGGAGGGAGGCGCGGTGACTGGGCGCCTGGAGGAGGCCTTCCATGATGTTTCTTTGGgcggaaggaaaggaacTTTTTTTTTGACTTCGAAAGCTCTCGCATTTCTCTCCTGCGTGGAGAGCACGGCTGCGAAGGAAGGTGAACACggggaaggacgagaagagaaaacagagagcgacgaacaACAAGCGAAGTCAGGTCAAGCTTTCGAGCTCCAGCTTCTCGTCTGGATTCAGCAATGGACTTCCACTGAGCGATCCAAGAAAAGCGCAAAA gcgcgCCTGACCTTCTCGAACGCGGCGGTCCTACCCTCGGCTTCTGCATGTGTGCCAGCAACCGGCACCGCCGTCCTCGACTTCGGCGCAGATCGAGGAAAGATggacgctgcatgcagtctcctGCAGCAGCTCCACAACGCCGAGCGCCACCGAccctccttctcgctgcacGTCTGCGAAACCAATTCCCCAGAG CGACAGGCTTTCCTGGAGGACCTGAAGATTGTTCTCGGCCTGCCGGCTTCGTCCGATCTGCATGCGGCACTCTCGCTGCCCtatctgcttctgcgtccttctctctcgataTACGAGCATCGCTTGAGGTCGCCTTCGCTCCCCAGTCCGGAACTTCCTCACGAGAGCGAAAGACCGTCTTTCGCGGCTGCCATGACGCCTCCCAAAGGCGCAGGAGGCGCACCTGAACCTGCCGGCACACCGAGCCCAGGCGCACATGACTCTGGagcaggtgtacatacaccaggGCAGAGTCAGCCAGAGGGTGTCTCGGAGTCTgggaagaagcgcggcgCGGCGTTTGGACCTGCTGGAGACCTGAGAGACGTTTCGGAGGCAAAGCGAGCAAAGGCCTCCAGCGCTTCCGGCAAAGAGCTGCAAAA AACGTCGAGAGCTCCGCAGCcgagctcttcttctgcgacTCCTCCCGCGCTCCCCTCTCTggggccttcttctcgttcacCTGCGCCCGAGGCGCCTGATCTTCGTCTCCGGAGACTGCACTTGGAGACCGtcgagaagatggagaggcTTCGCGAGGCTCGTGAAATCCGCGCTGCGCAGCGCAGCCTCCTGCAGAAGAACGCAGTTCTGCGAAACCTGtatctcttcctcgtcggcgATCCAGAGGACGACGGCGACGTCTGCGGGGACCCTGGCAGCGAAGAACAGACAAAGGCGTCAGACGCCAGCGGAGCAGGtgtgaagaaaggaaaggacgGACGGGAGCCGGGGAAGGTGCTCAGTCGAGAAGAATTCTGGAAGCTCCACCAAAGCGACCTCGTTGCGCATCGCGCTCAACTCGCAC CCGATCCACCCGCATCGGCTTTCCTGATTCGACCGCCGCAGTTTGAGTATGTTGGAGGCAGCGGAGGATCGGAAAAACCTTCTTTGCTCGTGGACTGCAGCGAGCAGATGCTCGACGCAATTCTCGAGGAAGACCCGCGCATCAacgaggtgtacagacagctcgTGCCCACAG GTCGGATCGCGCGCGAGAAGTTTTTTGAGCGTCTTTTTCAGTCCAAGTATTTCCAGGAATTCCTCGGCTTGCCTGCACAAGCCTCTGCCGCTGGTCACGCGACGCTCGCTGGCCTCTCCAGCGAAGACTCAGGAACTCTCATCAACCTGTCAAACACCGCCCCGTCGCTTCTG GCGCCCTCTGCACAAGTCGTGCTGGAGCTGGCGACGGCGTCCGAGGATCTGATCAGTACGGAGGCTTTCCGGATGCGCGGATTCGGCACGGCTGACGGACTAAACTCTTTGGGAGGCGATGCGGTCGACTCAACAGAAGCCAAGCGACGCATGACGCTCGCGCCCTCAGAGCCTCAAGACG cgCTTCCAGGCGTCCCCAACGCTCGCCGCCCTCTACAGAGTCGGCTGCTGGAGCGATTCAATCGGCAGTCGcaccgcctccttctccagcACATGTTGCCTCCGACCGCGGTCGCGGCGTCGCAGAGAGAGCCTGAAGCCTCAGGAGCGCCAGGGGTGGGGCGCGCGGCCGCTGGGGAGCTGGAGAAAATCCacgagcagctgcagctggTGGCCGACCAAGAAAAAAAGATTTTCAGCGCTCagaaggaagacgcgcgAAGCAGGCCTGGCCCCGCGGGAAAGGCCCCCCGACCCCACACCCGTCCTCTCGTCG CCGAGTCCtcaaagagcgagagagtaGCCGCAGAGCTGCGACTGGGGGATCTGGCAACTCCGGAGACAGTGTCTCACCAGCTGCTGGAAGTGAGTCGGAGACAGCTGTACGCGGCGGGGAGTCGGCGGGTGCCGTCTGTCTCGGAGAAAAGCAAATCtttgcctgcatgcgccgagtGGGCCTCTCCGGGCGATGCAGGGAGCgcggaggagcaggagagaacgacgcgcgcagccgagagaaaagcggtTGAAGAGTGGATTGGACAAGTCACGGAGAGAGTCGAGGGTCACACG GTGACGCCGACTGCTTCCTTGTACGAAACGGGCCGGTACATGTTTGTCTTCAACACGAAGTTGTGTCAAAGCGAGAAGGTGGCACAAGTCGCAGCGT TGGACTACGAACCGACGACGGTGAATGCGGTGCGCGCCCACCAGGCGAGGGTGACGGAGCTGCTGCAGCATTTCTACGCCTCGGCTGTCCCAGAT gaagagaaacgcgagcgGATTATTCAGGCTCTCGACGCCACGAAGAACGAACTCGAGAGAACGCAA GAGAGCACCTTCGGGCCGTACACGGGGGCAGCAACGAAGGCACTGTGCATGCCGTTGTTTGACCAGATAAATGCGGCGAAAGTGCACCACAACAAGTTGAAGAAACTTCTCTCAGACTtgagagcgcagagaaagtCACACCACATGCGCCAGGCTGCACTCACACAGCGTGCTCCATCCCAGGCGCATGACAGGCGACAGTCCGCTTCGTACACATAG